The following is a genomic window from Bacteroidales bacterium.
ATTGCCGGAACAACAGCAGACTGTTTGCCGAAACCACAGCACGAATCTTCACAGCCAATGGTATTAAGGCTTACCTGTTTGAAAGCCTCCGTCCAACTCCGGAACTTTCTTTTGCTATCCGGTATTTCAAATGCCAGAGCGGAGTGGTCATCACGGCCTCCCATAATCCCAAAGAATATAACGGATATAAAGTATACTGGGACGACGGAGGACAGGTTATTAGTCCTCATGACAGGAATATTATCAATGAAGTAAAAGCCATCAAAAAAATAGAAGACATCCGTTTCCAGGGCGATAACTCTATGATAGTTCCCGTTGGAAAGGACTTTGATGAAATCTACACTGACATGATCAGGTCCTATTCGCTTGCCCCCGAAATCATCAAACGGCAGAGCGACCTGAAGATCGTATACACACCGATTCACGGGACCGGGGTCGAACTGGTTCCCATGGCTCTCCGCAAAATTGGATTCAGGAATGTGATCCATGTACCGGAACAGGATGTAACCGATGGAAATTTTCCCACAGTGCACTCCCCCAATCCTGAAGAACCGGCTGCTCTTGCCATGGGACTCGCCAAAGCCAGGGAAACCGATGCCGATATCCTGATGGGTACCGACCCCGATGCTGACCGCGTTGGAATTGCAGTAAAAGATACCAATGGTGAATGGATTCTGCTGAACGGAAACCAGACAGGGGCACTTCTGATGCATTACCTGATAACCCAATGGGCTCAGAAGGGAAAACTTACCGGCAATGAATATATTGTAAAAACAATCGTTACCAGTGAACTACTGGCTGATATTGCCCGCAAGCATGGCATTAAAGTATTTGATGTACTAACAGGGTTCAAGTACATTGCCGATATCATAAAGCAGAACGAAGGAAAAGCCACCTTCCTCTGCGGGGCTGAAGAAAGTTACGGATACCTTGTAGGCGATAAGGTAAGGGACAAAGATGCTGTGATGTCCTGTGCTATCCTTGCTGAAGCAGCAGCATGGGCCAAGGACAGGAAACTTTCCTTCTTTGAACTGCTTCTCGAT
Proteins encoded in this region:
- a CDS encoding phospho-sugar mutase, which produces MNQNELLEVSRKKAEQWLASSIDPQTRQEVEALLKGDEKILIDSFYADLEFGTGGLRGIMGAGTNRMNIYTVGMATQGLANYLLKEFAGHKDIKVAIAHDCRNNSRLFAETTARIFTANGIKAYLFESLRPTPELSFAIRYFKCQSGVVITASHNPKEYNGYKVYWDDGGQVISPHDRNIINEVKAIKKIEDIRFQGDNSMIVPVGKDFDEIYTDMIRSYSLAPEIIKRQSDLKIVYTPIHGTGVELVPMALRKIGFRNVIHVPEQDVTDGNFPTVHSPNPEEPAALAMGLAKARETDADILMGTDPDADRVGIAVKDTNGEWILLNGNQTGALLMHYLITQWAQKGKLTGNEYIVKTIVTSELLADIARKHGIKVFDVLTGFKYIADIIKQNEGKATFLCGAEESYGYLVGDKVRDKDAVMSCAILAEAAAWAKDRKLSFFELLLDIYLEFGYYLESLHSVYKKGVEGAAIIREMMHTFRNNPPARVAGINVTTIHDYLTQVTTHLPSGKTEPIALPKSDVIQYLLADGSKISIRPSGTEP